The following proteins are encoded in a genomic region of Brachypodium distachyon strain Bd21 chromosome 1, Brachypodium_distachyon_v3.0, whole genome shotgun sequence:
- the LOC100823102 gene encoding FAD-linked sulfhydryl oxidase ERV1, with protein sequence MPPSGWNPLDPVLRTVSAFSRRLLIAPDTAPDDLRLRPLLSLSLSPPSPPPPSPSPPPEVLKAKDAKVAPLTKEEVGRATWMLLHTIAAQFPDEPTRQQKRDAKELMALISRLYPCKECADHFKEVLKANPVQAGSQAEFSQWLCYVHNVVNRSLGKTIFPCQRVNARWGKLDCPERLCDLEGSNDIMPNR encoded by the exons ATGCCACCGTCGGGCTGGAACCCGCTGGACCCCGTGCTCCGGACCGTCTCCGCCTtctcccgccgcctcctcatcGCCCCCGACACCGCCCCTGAcgacctccgcctccgcccacTCCTCTCGCTCTCCCTGTCCCCGCCGTCGCCCCCGCccccgtccccgtccccgccgccggaggtCCTCAAG GCCAAGGACGCGAAGGTGGCGCCCCTGACGAAGGAGGAGGTCGGCCGGGCCACGTGGATGCTGCTCCACACCATCGCGGCGCAG TTTCCTGATGAACCAACCAGGCAGCAGAAACGGGATGCGAAAGAGCTG ATGGCTTTAATTTCTAGACTGTATCCTTGCAAAGAATGTGCTGATCACTTCAAGGAAGTTTTGAA agCAAATCCTGTGCAGGCAGGATCTCAGGCTGAATTTTCCCAGTGGTTATGCTATGTGCACAACGTGGTTAATCGAAG CCTCGGAAAGACAATATTTCCCTGCCAGAGAGTAAATGCACGGTGGGGCAAGCTGGATTGCCCAGAACGCTTGTGTGACCTAGAGGGCTCCAACGACATCATGCCGAACCGATGA